The sequence below is a genomic window from Mycobacterium heidelbergense.
GGGCCTGACGTCGACCATCCTGCGCATCCAACGACGGGCGGGCTCTTCGACGAAGTGATACATGACGATCGAGGTGACCACGGCGATCGCCAACAGGCCGACGACGTTCCATTTCCACGGATCGTCCTGCGGCGTGAGCTCGAATTGTTCGACGGCCCATCCCCAGCCGGTGTGCACCAGCTCATGCACCATGTACAGGCAAAAGGAAATCTGGCCGCCGTAGACCATCACCCGGGTCGACAGCAGCCTCGGCAGGCTGCCCAGCCCGATCGCCAGCGTTATCACCAGCGGGACGAACAGCGCGTCGACCACCCCGCCGCTGTCGTTTTCCACGACCCCGGTTATCGGGTGCGCGTCAAACCAGTAGAGGACGCCCACCATCGCACCCAGCAGGAGCAGGGAGACGTACCCCGCGACGCGGCGGGCGCGGTCGGTCAGCCGCAGCCTGCGCACGGCGGCACAGGCCAGGGCGCCGGCGGCGAACTGCGTCACGATTCGCGGCAGCCAGCTCCACGGTGTGTAGAAGTGGCCGCTGGCCAGCAACATCAGCACCGGCGGCAGCGACGCCGCGAACGCCAGCGCCATGAGGCTCCGCGCCCTCGTCGCCTGCGTCATCCGCAAGATCACCAGGACGAGCAGGCCGAACAGCAGGTAGGCCAGCCATTCCGCGCTGATCGACCAGGCCGGCCCGTCCCAGCTGGACCCGTCGAAGAACGGCTGGAACCACAACTGCACCAGCAGGATCTGGCGCACATAGCTGATCGCGGTGAGCTGATCGGCGTCGGGCGACGGCACGTGACCGACGTGCAGCGTGAAGACCACCCACAGGGCGGCGAGGTGCAACGTGACCAGGTACACCGGCCACACCCTGGCCAGCCGCAGCCACAGGAAGCGCAGGGTGGTGCGCGTCGACCAGGACCGACCCATGCGGTCGAGGTAGTTCCAGGTCAGGACGAACCCGCTGAGGATGAAGAAGAGGTCGACGCCCTGGGCCCCGCAGTTGAGCACCGGCGCCAGCGCGTCGCGCAAGCCCGGCGACACATCGCCCAGCATCGGCCGGAAGTGAAACAGCACCACCCACACCGCGGCGACGATGCGGAGTCCCGTCAGGGCCTTGATCTCGCCCCTGATCTCTCCGGTGCGCACGATGCTCTTTCCGTCTGGCTTGCCGCTTCGTATCCGATCGGTCCGGCTGCCCGGGCGATCCCGCCATGACACAGACCCCCGACTGGGCGACCGGCAGCCATCGCAGCCTAACAGCCGGCCTCCGCAAGCCCCCGAAAATCGCTTCTTAGCAAAGAGTTAGACGCGGCTTTCGGTCCCCTTAGATTTTGCGGGCACCTTAGAAAGCAGGTTTCGTGGAATGGGGCGCTCATGACAATCGCTAACGTCGCGACTCGACGGGGGTACGGCACGTCCGACTGCGGCGGCGCCCAGATCCGGGCCCACTGTCGCCACCTGGCGACGGTCGTGACCGTCCGGGGGGACATAGACGCGGTCAACGTCGGCCGCGTCAGCGAATACATTCGGCGCTTCATCATCGGGAGCAATTCGGTGGTGCTCGACTTCACCGACGTGAGTCACTTTGCCGCGGCTGGTATCTCGCTTTTGCACATGGTCGACGACGACTGCCGCGACGCCGGGGTGGAATGGATATTGGTCGCGAGCCCGGCCGTCGCCGAGCTGATGGGCGTTGGCTTTGACCGCGCCGAGACCCTGTTTCCGGTCGCGCGCTCGGTGCGCGAGGCGCTCCGCAGCCTGGCCGACGCCATCGTCAGCCGCCGTCAGCTCGTGCTGCCGCTCGTCAAGAAGACGGCGTAGCGCCCCGGTCGGCGCTGCGCCGCTCGCGCCGCCACCTGGCGATCCCCACCACGGCCAGCACCCCGGCGGCCGTCACCAGCACCAGGGACAGCAACAGCAGCTGGGGGTCATAGACCAGCGACGTCGTGAACGGCTGCCCGTCGGCGATGGGCGCGACACGCACGGTGCGGCGCGCGTGCGCCCAGCTCACGGCCCCGCCAACCAGCGCGGCGCAGGCCAGGCCGAGTTCGACCCAGGCCCGGTGCCGGGCGGTCACCGCGCCGACCCGTCGTCGTACCGTTCGTCGTCGCCGAGATCGGATCCGGCGGGCTCCACGCGCTCCTGGACCAGTGGGGCCAGCGCCGCCCGAAGGTGACGATGCCGACGCGCCCAGGCCTGGGCGGTGCGATGTTCCGTGAGCTTGAGGCCGATGCCTATCCGGCCGCGCGGCACCCCGACCAATTCGCCCAGCGCCCGCGCCGACTGCCACCCCTCCAGCTCCTTGCCGGAAGCCTCGTGATTCTCCGGCTCCGGGTAAACCCTGACGATCTCGCGGACCAGGATGGTTTCGGTGCCCTGACGCAGGGCGTCCTCGGTGAGCTCGACCGAGACGTGGATGCGTGCCGCCTTCACCTGCAGCGCGACGAACGCCGACACCAGCACCAGGAAGATCGCCGGGACCACGAATGACACCCGGGCACCGCTCCAGACTTCGATCAGGATCATGGCCGCCCCCGACAGCGGGCCCAGCGCCACCCACCACCAGCTGGCGCCGGGTTCGTAGAACAACCGCTTCGAGCCGGTGTCCCTCGCTGTCGTCATCCGAAACCTCGTTTGGTGATCGTTAGCCACTGGTCCGTCACGAAAGCCAGCCCGCCGCATCGACGGCCCAGTAGGTGAGCACGATGTCCGCGCCGGCGCGCCGGATGCTCGTCAGGGACTCCAGCGCCGCCGCGCGCCCGTCGATCCAATTGTTCGCGGCCGCAGCGCAAATCATCGCGTACTCCCCCGAGACCTGATAGGCGGCCACGGGCACCGGCGAGACGTCCGCGGCGGCCGCCACCACGTCGAGATAACCCATCGCGGGCTTGACCATCACGATGTCGGCGCCCTCGTCGAGATCCAGCTCGATCTCGCGCAGCGCCTCCCGGAAGTTGCCCGGCTCCTGCTGGTAGGCGCGCCGGTCCCCGGACAGGCTGGAGCTCACCGCGTCGCGGAAGGGGCCGTAGAACGCCGAGGCGAACTTCGCGGCATAGGCCAGGATCACCACATCGGTGTGGCCGGCGGCGTCCAGGCCGTCGCGGATCGCGGCCACCTGGCCATCCATCATCCCGCTCGGCCCGACCACGTGTGCGCCGGATTCCGCTTGCGCCACAGCAAGTTTCACGTACCGGCTCAGCGTGGCGTCGTTGTCCACGCGGCCCCTGGCGTCCAGGACCCCGCAGTGCCCGTGGTCGGTGAACTCGTCCAGGCAGGTGTCGGCCATCAACACCGTGGCGTCGCCGAGGTCCTTGGCGAGGTCGCGCAGCGCGACGTTGAGGATGCCGTCGGGGTCGGTGCCGGCCGAGCCGGTCGGGTCCTTGTCCTCGTCGCGCGGCACCCCGAACAGCATCAGCCCGCCGACTCCCGCCGCGACGGCGTCGGCGGCGGCGGCGCGCAGCGAGTCCCGGGTGTGCTGAACCACGTTCGGCATGGACGGGATGGGTCGCGGGTCGTCGATGCCGTCGGCGACGAACATCGGCAACACCAAATGCCTTGGCTCCAGCGACGTCTGCGCCACCAGGCGACGCAACGCCGGGGTGGAGCGGAGCCGGCGCGGACGCTGCCGCGGGTAGCCGCCCACTCTCATCGACCGCGAGCGTGCGCAGAATGCCAGCGCGGACGGCGTGTCGCTGCACAGACACGCACGCTCGCGAGGGGGTGGGGGCTCGCCACTAGCGCCTGCGGCTCTTCTTGCGCGGCGGCGGCAGCGCGCCCTCGGCGCGCAGCCGCGCGGCGTGCTCGGCCAGGGCGTCGACCAGCGGGCCGACGGCGGCGGTGTCGGGCTGGACGTCCACCCGCAACCCGAATTCGGCTGCGGTCTCGGCGGTTTTGGGCCCGATGCAGGCGATGATGGTCCGCGCGTGCGGCTTGCCGGCGATGCCGACCAGGTTGCGCACGGTGGAGCTGGACGTGAAGCACACCGCGTCGAAGCCGCCCGTCTTGATCATCTCGCGGGTGGCCGCCGGCGGGGGCGCGGCGCGCACGGTCCGGTAGGCGGTGACGTCCTCGATCTCCCAGCCACGCTCGCGCAGACCCTCGGCCAGCGTCTCGGTGGCGATGTCGGCGCGCGGCAGCAGGACCCGGTTCACCGGGTCGAAAACGCTGTCGTAGGGCGGGAAGTCGTCGAGCAGGCCGAGCGAGGACTGCTCGCCGGCCGGCACCAGCTCGGGGCTGATCCCGAAGGCGCGGACCCGGTCGGCCGTCGACTCGCCGACGCAGGCGATCTTCACCCCGGAGAACGCGCGGGCGTCCAGCCCGAACTCGCCGAACTTCTCCCACACCGCGCGCACCGCGTTGGTGGAGGTGAACACCACCCACTGGAAGCGGCCGTCGACCAGGCCCTTGACGGCCCGCTCCATCTGGGCGGGGCTGCGCGGCGGCTCGACGGCGATGGTCGGCACCTCGATCGGCAGCGCGCCGTAGGAGGTCAGCCGCTCGCTCATCTCGCCGGCCTGGTCCTTGGTGCGGGGCACCAAAACGGTCCAGCCGTAGAGCGCGCGGCTTTCCCACCAGTTCAGCTTCGCCCGGCTGGCCACCGTCTTGCCGATGGTCACCACCAGCGGCCCGGTCATCGGGCTCGCCGGGTCGGCGCCGCCCAGGACGGCCGGATCGGTCAGCCCCCGCAGCGTGGTTTCGACCGAACGCTGCTGGCAGGTGGTGCCCTGCGCCGTGACCACGCAGGGGGTCGCCTCGGCCAGCTCGTGGTCGATCAGGGCGCGGGCCGCGTCGGGCAGGTGGGACGCGGTGGCCTGCAGGATCAGCGGGCCGGGTGCCGCCGCCAGCGCCTCCCAGTCGGTCCCTTTGGGGTCGACGCGCACGTCGGCAACCGTGTGCGACGAGCCCAGCGGCAGCCCCGCATAGGTGGGGACGGCGCTGCTCGCGGCCAGGCCGGGCACGATCTCGAAGTGCAGGTGGCTGCGCGCGACGGTGTTCACCTCGGTGATGACCGCGTCGGCGGTCAGCGGGTCGCCGGTCACCAGCCGCACCACGTCGGCGCCCGAACGGGCCTCGGCGGTAAGGGCCTTGGCGACGTCGGCGGGCTCGCCCAGCGCGGGCCGGATGTCGGGTCCGCCGGGGATCACCGCGTGCCGATCCCCGTCGCCGCCGCCCGCGTCGCCGTTCCCGGAGGCCGAACCGGCCGGCGCGGGGCCGGAGACCGGTGGCAGGTCCCTGCCGATCAGCGCGAGCACCGGCCCGGGGACGTCGGGGTCGGTGACCACCAGGGCGGCGTTGGCCAGCACCGCGGCCGCCCGCGCCGTCAACAGTCCCGGGTCGCCGGGGCCGGAGCCCACGAACGTGATGTGGCCCGGTCTCGGCTTGCGCCCTCGTGTCATTGTCGCTCCCACGTCATTCTCATTCAGTTCCCTTGCGACGGGTCCTGCCGCGCCCCCGACATCAGCTCCCGCGCGCCCAGTTCGAACAGCTCGGCGGCGACCGAAAGCCCCAGCTCTCGTGCCCGACCGGGAGTGCCGATTCCCGATGCGCGGATCACGTCGGACCCGTCCAGCGCCGCCACGCAGCCGCGCAGCGACAGCTCCTCGAAGACGCGGCCTTCCTCATCGATGGACTCGACCACTTCCGCGATCGCGCCCACCGGTGCGGAGCAACCGGCCTCCAGTTCGGCCAGCAGGGCTCGCTCCGCGGTGACCGCCGCGCGCGTGTCGGCGTCGTCCAACTCCGCCAGCACCGCCGCCAACCGGTCATCGCCGGCGCGGCATTCGACGGCGAGCGCGCCCTGAGCCGGTGCTGGCAACATCTGCACCGGCTCTAGCGTCTCGGTGACATCGTCGAGGCGGCCCAGCCGGGCGAGACCGGCCCGGGCCACCACGATGGCGTCAAGATCACCACTGCTTACCCTGTTCAACCTGGTATCTAGGTTGCCTCGTAGGGGGCGGATTTCCAAACCGAGACCCAATGCTCTAAGCTGTGCGGCCCGTCGCGGGGACGACGTGCCCACCAGCGAACCGACCGGCAACTCCCCAAGGACCAGCCCGTCCCGCGCCACCACGGCGTCCCGGGGGTCGTTCCGCGGCGGTATCGCCGCGACCGCGAACCGCGGATCCTCGGCGGTCGGCAGGTCCTTGTGCGAGTGCACGGCGGCGTCGACGCAGCCGTCCTCGATGGCCTCCCGCAGCGCGGTGGTGAAGGCGCCCACACCCAGGCTTTGGATGGGCGCCGACGACCGATCGCCGACCGTGGAGATGATCACCAACTCCGCGGGATGGCCGTTGGCGATGAGAGCGTCTCTGACGACACCGGCCTGCGTGGTGGCCAACAGGCTGCCCCGGGTGCCTATCCGGATCACGTTCGCCAATCGGCTACTCGCCGGACTGCGTTGGGGTTCCGGAGTCTAATCCGTTTGATATCACTGGCAATTCGCCCGCAGCGACGGCGGCTACGGAGTCTATGGCGGTCTGGTCGAGTTCGAAGAGCTCGCGCAGGGCCTCGGCGTAGCTGTCCCCGCCGGGGGCGCTGGCGAGCTGTTTGATCCGCACGGTGGGCGCGTGCAGCAGCTTGTCGACGACCCGCCGGACGGTGCGGGCCACCTCCTCGCGCTGGGCGCTCTGAAGGCCGGGCAGCCGGTTGTCCAGGCGCAGCAACTCCGCTTCGACGACGTCGGCGGCTCGCTGACGCAACGCGGTCACCGTCGGGGTGACCTCGGCCATCCGCTGCCCCGCCAGGTAGGTGGCGACCTCGGCCGCCACGATGTGGCGTGCGGCCTCGACGTCGGCGGCCGCGGCATGCGCCGACGGCTCGCGTTGCACGCGGTCCACGTCGACGACCCAGACGCCGGGCAGTCCGGCCACCGCCGGATCGACGTCGCGCGGCATGCCCAGGTCGCAGATCACCAGCGGCTGAAGCGATTCATCGCGGTGTCCGGCCGCCAGCGCATGGTGTACATCGGCCAACGAAACCACCGGACTCACCGCGCCGGTACAGCTGACGAGTATGTCGGCGCCCGCCACCGCGTCGGCGAGGCGGTCGAGGGTCAGCGCGTCGGCCGGCACGCCGGATTCGCGGACCTTGCGGGCCAGCCGCTGCGCACGGGACAGGGACCGGTTGAGCACCTGAATGCGCCCTATGCCGGCGCGGGTCAGGTGTGCCGCCGACAGCGCGCCCATCGCCCCGGCGCCGATGACGACGGCGGTCTTGCCCCCCAGCCCACCGAGCCTGCGTCCGGCCATGCCCAGGGCGACCGACACCACCGAGGCGCCGGCGGCGTCGATGGCGGTTTCGGAATGCACCCGCTTACCCACCGACAGCGCCCGCTGGGCCAGCTCGTGCAGCACCCGGCCGACGGTGCGATTGGCCTCGGCCGCGGCGTACGCGCGGCGCACCTGACCGAGCACCTGCTGCTCGCCGATCACCGCCGAGTCCAGGCCGCTGGCCACCGCGAACAGGTGCTCGACGGCGGCCTCGCTGTAGCGGACGTAGGCGTGCTTGGTCAGCTCACCCATCGACATCCCGGAGTGTTCCGACAGCACCTGTCCGACCACCGCCAACCCGCCGTGGAACGCGTCGACGATGGCGTAGACCTCGACCCGGTTGCATGTCGACAGCACCATCGCCTCGGTCACCAGTGGCGACTGCAACACCCGATCGACGATCTTGACCTGATCGGCTTCGTCGATGCTGAGCTGTTCCAGGACGGAGACCGGCGCACTACGGTGCGAAACCCCGAAGAGCAGGACGCTCACGGCAGCATCACCTGGCCAGCTCCCTTGCTTGCTCCACTACCGAACTGGTGTCCACGGTAAACGTTCATCAGGTGGGCTACCAAATAATTGACCGACGTCACTGGTCCGATCGGGGGCCGCCGCGGCCCGCCTTTTCCGTGAGCCTTCAGCGCGCGAGATCGGCGCGCAACCGCGGCTCGTCGACGTCCCAGTAGCTGTGCTCGCGGCCATCCAGCAGGATCACGGGCAGGCGGTCGCCGAACTCGGCCCGCAACCCCGGGTCGCCCGTCGACGCCGCGGCGTCGACGTCGACCGTGGAGAGCTCGAAGCCCAGCTCACCGGCCAGTTCGACCAGCCGGGCGTGCGCCCGCGCGCACAGGGCGCAGTCCCGGCGGGTCAGCAGCGCCACCCGCGGCCGGCCGTTGGGCTGCGTCATGGCCCCAGTGTGGCATTGGGTGAATTGTGGGGCCGCGCGGTAGCGGTTAGGTTGCCGCTGTGGCTGCTCAGGACACGTTGCGCGTCGACCCGGCGGCGATGCGGGGGTTCGCCGAAGGGCTGGGCGGTCGCGCCGAGGACCTGCGAAACCAGCTGGCCGCCCTCGACAATCAGGTCGGCGCGATGCTGGGCGGCTGGCGCGGCGCGTCGGGAAGCGCGTACGCGTCCGCGTGGGAGCTGTGGCATCGCGGGGCCGGGGAGGTGGAGGTCGGCTTGTCGCTGTTGGCGCGGTTGGTGGCCGAGGCCGGTGGGCTTTATCACGACAACGAGGCGGTGTCCGAGCGGGCGATGCGCGGGGTGGTCGGTGGCTGAGGGGTTTCGGGTGGATCCGCACGCGCTGGCCGACGCGGTGCGACGAATGACGGAGTTTCAGAGGTACGCCGAAGACATGCTCGACCAAATCGACTCCCTGGTAACGGATTTGCACGGGGGGTGGACGGGGCGAGGCGCGGCGGCCCACGCCGAGGCGCACCGGCACTGGGCCCGTGGCGAGGCGATGATGCGCGAGGCGCTGGCCCGGTTGCGGGCCGCGGGCGCGACGGCCCACCGCAACTACACCGGCGCAATGTCAACGAATTTGGCCATGTGGCCGTGACCTGAGGGTCGCGGGTCGACCTCGCGGGCCCGCGCCCGGCCGGGCGCGTAAATCCGGTCAAAGCCTCCGCCGGATAGTGTTGATACCGGCCGCCCACGGGCGGCGGGCGGCACGGCGATCCAGGAGGTGTGGCGATGGCTTCCCCTGAGTCGGGCAGCGCGGAGCCCACCGGCCGCGTTGACCTGGAGTCGCTGGCCGACAACGCGAGCGCCAAGCGTGCGCTCGACGACCTGCGGGCCGCGGGCATTCCCGAGGAGGGGCGCCCGCAGCCCCCCATTGATCTGACCGCGGCCGCGTTCTTCGACGTGGACAACACCCTGGTGCAGGGCTCCTCGGCGGTGCATTTCGGCCGCGGGCTGGCCGCCCGCAACTACTTCACCTACCGCGATGTGCTCGGATTTGTCTACGCCCAGGCCAAGTTTCAGCTGCTGGGCAAGGAGAACAGCGACGACGTCGCCGCCGGCCGGCGCAAGGCGCTCACGTTCATCGAGGGGCGATCGGTCGAGCAGCTGGTCGCTTTGGGCGAGGAGGTCTACGACGAGATCATCGCCGACAAGATCTGGCCCGGCACCCGCGAACTCACCCAGATGCACCTCGATGCCGGCCAGCAGGTGTGGCTGATCACCGCCACCCCGTACGAGCTCGCGGCGACGATCGCGCGGCGCCTCGGCCTGACCGGCGCGCTGGGGACGGTCGCCGAGTCGGTCGACGGAATATTCACCGGCCGGCTGGTCGGCGAGATCCTGCACGGCCCCGGCAAGGCCCACGCCGTGCGGTCGCTGGCGATCCGCGAGGGCCTCAACCTCAAACGCTGTACGGCCTATTCCGACAGTTTCAACGACGTGCCCATGCTGTCCCTGGTGGGCACGGCCGTCGCGATCAACCCCGATGCCCGCCTGCGCAGCCTGGCCCGCGAACGGGGCTGGGAGATCCGCGACTTCCGGACCGCCCGCAAGGCGGCCCGGATCGGGGTGCCGTCGGCGCTGGCGCTGGGCGCGGCGGGCGGTGCGCTGGCGGCGTTGGCGTCGCGACGCCAATCACGCTGATAAGCTGCGCCGCTGAGCAAACGATTCGAGTGGAGAGCAGCAAGGCATGACAACTCCCGAGGAAGCCCAGGGTCTCATCGGCAGCCACTACCGGGCGCCGGATTACTTCGTGGTCGGACGCGAGAAGATCCGGGAGTTCGCGGCCGCGGTCAAGGACGACCATCCGACGCACTACAGCGAGGTTGACGCCGCCGACGCGGGGTACCCCACGCTGGTGGCCCCACTGACGTTCCTGGCGATCGCGGGCCGGCGCGTGCAGCTGGAGATTTTCACCAAGTTCAGCATCCCGATCAACCTCGCCAGGGTCTTCCATCGTGACCAAAAATTCCTGTTCCACCGGCCGATCCTGGTCCAGGACAAGTTGCACTTCGACACCTACCTGGACTCGGTGATCGAGTCCCACGGCACCGTGATCGCCGAAATCCGCAGCGAAGTCACGGACGCCGAAGGGAAGCCGATCGTCACCAGCGTCGTCACGATGCTGGGCGAGGCGGCGCACCAAGACGCCGGCACTGAAGAAACCGTTGCCGCGATTGCATCCATTTCAGCCGGAAAGTAGGGTCGATTTGTATGACGCCACAGGGGGAACCGGGTGGCACCCAGCTCAAGCCACCGGTTGAAGCGGTCCGATCCCACTACGACCGATCCAACGAATTCTTCAAGCTCTGGCTCGATCCGTCGATGACCTACAGCTGTGCCTATTTCGAACGTCCCGACATGACGCTGGAAGAAGCCCAGTACGCCAAGCGCAAACTCGCGCTGGACAAGCTGCACCTCGAGCCCGGCATGACCCTGCTCGACATCGGCTGTGGCTGGGGCTCGACCATGCGGCACGCGGTGGCCGAGTATGACGTCAACGTGATCGGGTTGACGTTGAGCGAGAACCAGTACGCCCACGACAAGCAGAAGTTCGACGAGATGGACTGGGGGCACCGCCCGCTTGCGGGGGACCCGCGCCACAAAGAGGTGCGGATCCAGGGCTGGGAGCAATTCGACGAGCCGATCGACCGCATCGTGTCACTGGGCGCGTTCGAGCACTTCGCCGACGGCGCCGGCGACGCCGGGTTCGAGCGCTACGACACGTTCTTCAAGAAGTTCTACAGCCTGCTGCCCGACGACGGCCGGATGCTGCTGCACAGCATCATCATTCCCGACAAAAAGGAAGCCGAGGAGCTCGGCCTGACGTCGCCGATGAGCCTGCTGCGCTTCATCAAGTTCATCTTGACCGAGATCTTCCCCGGCGGCCGGCTGCCCCGGATCTCCCAGGTCGACCACTACTCGTCCAACGCCGGCTTCAAGGTCGAGCGCTACCACCGGATCGGCTCGAACTACGTGCCGACGCTGAACGCCTGGGCCGACGCGCTCGAGGCCAACAAGGAGAAGGCCATCGAGCTGCAGGGCGAGAAGACCTTCGACACCTACATGCATTACCTGAGGGGCTGCTCGGACCTGTTCCGCGACCACTACACGGACGTCTGCCAGTTCACCCTGGTCAAGTAGCCGCGGCCGAACTCAGCCGAAGAAGATGTTGCGGCGCCCGGCCAGCAGCCGGTACAGCGTCTGCTGGATCGTCTCGCGCACCTGGTCGGTCAGCTCGAAGGTGACCATCGGGTCCTCGGCGTCGGACGCGGCGTAGTCGGCGGTGCAGATCGGCTCGCCGAACGCGATGCGCCATTTCGACGGCAGCGGCACCAGGCCCGCCGGGCCGGCCAGCGGGAACAGCGGGGTGATCGGGAAGTAGGGCAGGCCGAACAGCCGCGCCAGCAGCTTGACGTCGGTGAGCATCGGGTAGATCTCTTCGGACCCGATGATCGAGCACGGAATGATCGGGGCTTTGGTGCGCAGCGCCGCCGTCACGAAGCCGCCGCGCCCGAACCGCTGCAGCCGATAGCGGTCCTCGAAGCGCTTGCCCAGGCCTTTGTAGCCCTCCGGGAACACGGCGGTGAGCTCCCCGGCGGCGAGCAGCCGGTGCGCGTCGGTGGTGCAGGCCATCGTGTGGCCCGCCTTGCGGGCGGCCTCGCCGACCACGGGCAGGTCGAACACCATGTCGGCGGCCAGCAGCCGCAGGTCCCGCTGCGCCGGGTGCTCGTCGTGAACCGCCACCGACAGCATCAGCCCGTCGAACGGCAACACCCCGGCGTGGTTGGCCACCACCAGCGCGGCGCCCTCGCTCGGCAGGTTCTCGACGCCGCTGACCTCGACCCGGAACCACGACCGGAAGAAGAACCGCAGCAAAGGCCGAACGATCGCGTTGTTGAAGTGCGGGTCGAACCCGAACTCGTCGACGGTGTAGTCGCCCGTGAGCCGCTGGCGCAGGAATCCGGCGACCGCGGCGACGCGTTGCGCGAGATCGTTGAGCGGCGCCTCGGTGGTCGACATCGCGCTCGCCGCGCGCCGGTGCTCGTCGATTTCGCGGACCACGGCGGCGATCTGTTCGGCGGACGCCCGAGCGCGCGGATCGGACAGCAGCGAGGGATGTTGACGAGACGAGTCCGCCCGTTGATCGGCTCTGCGACGCGCCGCTACCCGACCCCTATTGGTATGCAGTGGAATGACATTCGCTCTGGTCTCACCCGCCACGTTAACTATCCAAATCTATCTGCCCCGACCCATGGAATGGGATTCCGGCTACCCCACCGCTGCGCTATCGCTATGGCGCGACCCTCCCAGGAGCGTACCCGATCAGGGTCGATTATGGGAGTCAGGCCGCGGCCGCGAACGTAGTCGTCGAACGCGTCGGCCGTCGTCCATTTCGGCTGGTAGCCGAGTTCGGTGCGCATCCTGGTGGTGTCCATGACGCGGCCATAACTCAAATAATCAAACTGATCGCGGGTGATCTCGGTATAGCGATTGGCCCGTCTCAGCG
It includes:
- the cmaA2 gene encoding cyclopropane mycolic acid synthase CmaA2, whose translation is MTPQGEPGGTQLKPPVEAVRSHYDRSNEFFKLWLDPSMTYSCAYFERPDMTLEEAQYAKRKLALDKLHLEPGMTLLDIGCGWGSTMRHAVAEYDVNVIGLTLSENQYAHDKQKFDEMDWGHRPLAGDPRHKEVRIQGWEQFDEPIDRIVSLGAFEHFADGAGDAGFERYDTFFKKFYSLLPDDGRMLLHSIIIPDKKEAEELGLTSPMSLLRFIKFILTEIFPGGRLPRISQVDHYSSNAGFKVERYHRIGSNYVPTLNAWADALEANKEKAIELQGEKTFDTYMHYLRGCSDLFRDHYTDVCQFTLVK
- a CDS encoding FAS1-like dehydratase domain-containing protein; this encodes MTTPEEAQGLIGSHYRAPDYFVVGREKIREFAAAVKDDHPTHYSEVDAADAGYPTLVAPLTFLAIAGRRVQLEIFTKFSIPINLARVFHRDQKFLFHRPILVQDKLHFDTYLDSVIESHGTVIAEIRSEVTDAEGKPIVTSVVTMLGEAAHQDAGTEETVAAIASISAGK
- a CDS encoding HAD family hydrolase, which produces MASPESGSAEPTGRVDLESLADNASAKRALDDLRAAGIPEEGRPQPPIDLTAAAFFDVDNTLVQGSSAVHFGRGLAARNYFTYRDVLGFVYAQAKFQLLGKENSDDVAAGRRKALTFIEGRSVEQLVALGEEVYDEIIADKIWPGTRELTQMHLDAGQQVWLITATPYELAATIARRLGLTGALGTVAESVDGIFTGRLVGEILHGPGKAHAVRSLAIREGLNLKRCTAYSDSFNDVPMLSLVGTAVAINPDARLRSLARERGWEIRDFRTARKAARIGVPSALALGAAGGALAALASRRQSR
- a CDS encoding lysophospholipid acyltransferase family protein, which codes for MVNVAGETRANVIPLHTNRGRVAARRRADQRADSSRQHPSLLSDPRARASAEQIAAVVREIDEHRRAASAMSTTEAPLNDLAQRVAAVAGFLRQRLTGDYTVDEFGFDPHFNNAIVRPLLRFFFRSWFRVEVSGVENLPSEGAALVVANHAGVLPFDGLMLSVAVHDEHPAQRDLRLLAADMVFDLPVVGEAARKAGHTMACTTDAHRLLAAGELTAVFPEGYKGLGKRFEDRYRLQRFGRGGFVTAALRTKAPIIPCSIIGSEEIYPMLTDVKLLARLFGLPYFPITPLFPLAGPAGLVPLPSKWRIAFGEPICTADYAASDAEDPMVTFELTDQVRETIQQTLYRLLAGRRNIFFG